A stretch of the Bacteroidota bacterium genome encodes the following:
- a CDS encoding NAD(P)H-dependent oxidoreductase, which produces MKKVFIIHAHPEQKSFCSSLRMHAKQHFTSKGYEVKESDLYKMGFNPVGGATDFTSVNNPDFFKYQMEQVNAHTNNLFVPDLKMEMEKLEWCDILIFNFPLWWFGLPAILKGWVDRVFAMGVVYGNGKGVYENGTYKNKLAFITMTTGGPEIAYNGGKNGELDTILFPIQHGMFYFVGMTVLPPFISFSPARKSDPELKAELDRYSDYLNSLDILSPIYKAS; this is translated from the coding sequence ATGAAAAAGGTTTTTATAATTCACGCACACCCTGAGCAAAAATCTTTTTGTTCTAGTCTAAGAATGCACGCAAAACAGCATTTTACTTCTAAAGGGTATGAGGTGAAAGAAAGCGATTTATATAAAATGGGGTTTAATCCTGTTGGTGGTGCAACTGATTTTACATCCGTTAACAATCCTGACTTTTTTAAATATCAAATGGAACAGGTAAATGCTCATACCAATAATTTGTTTGTCCCCGACTTAAAAATGGAGATGGAGAAGCTGGAGTGGTGCGATATACTTATTTTTAATTTTCCTTTGTGGTGGTTTGGTTTGCCGGCAATTTTAAAAGGCTGGGTTGATCGCGTATTTGCAATGGGGGTGGTTTATGGAAATGGAAAAGGGGTTTATGAAAATGGTACCTATAAAAATAAGTTGGCATTTATCACCATGACGACCGGTGGTCCGGAAATAGCTTACAATGGTGGTAAAAATGGGGAATTAGATACGATACTTTTCCCAATTCAGCATGGTATGTTCTATTTTGTGGGAATGACTGTTTTGCCCCCATTTATTAGCTTTAGTCCAGCTCGTAAATCAGACCCGGAATTGAAGGCCGAATTAGATAGATATTCGGACTATTTAAATAGCTTGGACATACTATCTCCCATTTACAAAGCTTCTTAA
- a CDS encoding sigma-70 family RNA polymerase sigma factor, with protein sequence MPIQQFVDDQELVNQYIKGDESALSLLITRHKRRIFSYIMLTVKDRALAEDVFQDTFIKVINTLKKGHYNEEGKFLPWVLRISHNLIIDTFRRDKRMPTISGGTNDEGEEFDIFSVLGVYDKTAEEEIIQSQVRKDIRKLVEALPAEQREVLMMRHYYDMSFKEISEQTNVSINTALGRMRYALINLRKMIEEKELVISL encoded by the coding sequence ATGCCTATTCAACAGTTTGTTGACGATCAAGAACTCGTTAATCAGTACATCAAGGGTGATGAATCAGCACTATCTTTATTGATTACACGCCACAAACGTAGAATTTTCAGCTACATCATGCTTACTGTTAAGGACAGAGCATTAGCAGAAGATGTTTTTCAAGACACCTTTATTAAAGTGATTAATACCTTGAAAAAAGGGCATTATAACGAAGAAGGTAAATTTTTGCCTTGGGTATTGCGTATTTCCCACAATTTAATCATTGATACCTTCAGAAGGGATAAACGTATGCCAACTATCAGCGGAGGAACGAATGATGAAGGAGAAGAATTTGATATTTTTAGCGTATTGGGCGTGTATGATAAAACGGCTGAAGAAGAGATTATTCAATCTCAAGTGCGCAAAGATATCCGTAAGCTTGTAGAGGCCTTACCTGCAGAACAAAGAGAAGTTTTGATGATGCGTCATTATTATGATATGAGTTTTAAAGAAATTTCGGAACAAACCAATGTGAGTATTAATACTGCTCTCGGTCGTATGCGGTATGCTTTGATCAATCTCCGCAAGATGATTGAGGAGAAAGAGTTGGTTATTAGTCTTTAA
- a CDS encoding VWA domain-containing protein — protein sequence MFDFFNDITFANKELRWLFLVIPMILVWYLFKNKSIQAEIKTSSFSGFEKIKPSFKQYLRHLIIVIRLAALSALILVLMRPQSRSSFKDVKTEGIDIVIALDISSSMLAKDFKPNRLEAAEELAVKFIDSRPNDRIGLVIFSGESFTQCPLTSDHDVIKNLFTGIKLGMLADGTAIGNGLATSVSRIKDSKAKSKVVILLTDGVNNQGSVAPITAAEIAKAFGIRVYTIGLGTMGKALSFAGIYPDGSYAYEYADVVIDEKTLTEIADMTGAKYFRATDNDKLKEVYKEIDRLEKTIFEEKNFTNKSEHFLPFAIAAVILLLIEFLLKNTILKSIS from the coding sequence ATGTTTGATTTTTTTAACGATATCACATTTGCAAACAAAGAATTACGATGGTTATTTCTCGTAATTCCGATGATTCTCGTTTGGTATCTATTCAAAAATAAATCAATACAAGCAGAAATAAAGACTTCTTCATTTAGTGGTTTCGAAAAAATCAAACCTTCGTTCAAGCAATATTTACGTCACTTGATAATCGTAATTCGTTTGGCTGCGCTTTCTGCTTTAATTCTTGTGTTGATGCGCCCTCAATCCCGTTCAAGTTTCAAAGATGTAAAAACAGAAGGAATTGATATTGTGATTGCACTGGATATTTCGTCCAGTATGCTCGCGAAAGATTTTAAACCCAACAGATTGGAAGCAGCCGAAGAATTAGCCGTTAAATTCATCGATAGCCGTCCAAATGACCGAATAGGCTTAGTTATTTTTAGTGGAGAAAGTTTTACTCAATGTCCGCTCACCTCCGATCACGATGTGATTAAGAATTTATTTACCGGGATAAAGTTAGGTATGCTTGCCGATGGAACAGCAATCGGAAATGGATTAGCAACGTCTGTAAGTCGGATTAAAGACAGTAAAGCAAAAAGCAAAGTGGTGATTTTATTAACTGATGGGGTTAATAACCAAGGCTCAGTGGCACCAATCACTGCTGCAGAAATTGCAAAAGCATTTGGAATTCGAGTGTATACCATTGGCTTAGGAACAATGGGTAAGGCGTTATCTTTTGCGGGGATTTATCCGGATGGAAGTTACGCCTATGAATATGCGGACGTTGTAATTGATGAAAAAACATTGACAGAAATTGCGGACATGACCGGTGCAAAATATTTCAGAGCAACAGACAACGATAAATTGAAAGAGGTATACAAAGAGATTGATCGTTTGGAAAAAACAATCTTTGAAGAAAAGAACTTTACAAATAAATCAGAACATTTTTTACCCTTTGCAATTGCCGCAGTAATTTTATTATTGATTGAATTTTTATTAAAAAACACCATACTAAAAAGCATATCCTAA
- a CDS encoding T9SS type A sorting domain-containing protein, whose amino-acid sequence MKKSLLIGLAFGVGSAAIAQGTYTGPSIVSLQKVKPFAAKQSAAVQAPLGGPTDSFESMVYNLSGRPQVEPTNRAFTSAVIGTTEYQNQTNASICNRIVKNADGTVGATWTFAADPAWADRGTGYNYFDGTAWMPSPTVRIETVRTGFTNLGTTGSGGEVVVAHTTATTDLAFLKRPVKGTGAWTQTTLGVPDVWARIVVGGPAGQSMHVISQTSGTGTTPYMGQDGAIAYTRSLDGGVTWDKIRTVIPQIDAASYLGFGGDSYSIDANGSTIAIVAGGFDVDVVLIKSTDDGNTWTKTIVHQFPIPLFDATTMTTGDTNPADGNPDTVESNDASVNVILDASNNAHVFFGRMRVLGDGSALSYFPYTDGLMYWNETMGTSAPVMIAACKDYNSDGLLNVYNDPTGAVLGVGTFQTSLTSFPSAGIDASGKLFVTYSSVFEGINDIGEGYDIANATLTDPVNPGKSFRHQYVMRSDDNGATWCDPIDITQPDYTSASFDYHEGSYGAMAKDVDGFVHVIVQDDQAAGHGVSTTTTPDPQAGPANIIYYKIPVADLACGASVSENELLSEISLYPNPASNNVNLVFNSAKSSKASVTVYNTVGQAVTTMNKNLIAGNNTIQLDITAYNTGIYFVSTVVEGKTYSQKLIVK is encoded by the coding sequence ATGAAAAAATCCTTACTAATTGGGTTAGCTTTTGGAGTTGGAAGTGCTGCTATTGCTCAAGGCACGTATACCGGTCCTTCAATAGTTTCCCTACAAAAAGTGAAGCCATTTGCTGCAAAACAATCAGCTGCGGTTCAAGCACCACTAGGCGGACCAACTGATTCTTTTGAATCGATGGTATACAACTTAAGCGGTAGACCGCAAGTAGAACCAACAAACAGAGCTTTTACATCTGCTGTTATCGGAACAACTGAATATCAAAACCAAACAAATGCTTCAATCTGTAATCGTATTGTAAAAAATGCTGATGGTACAGTTGGTGCAACTTGGACATTCGCTGCTGACCCTGCTTGGGCAGACAGAGGAACAGGCTACAACTATTTTGATGGTACAGCATGGATGCCAAGTCCAACTGTACGTATCGAAACTGTTAGAACAGGATTTACAAACCTTGGAACAACTGGTTCGGGTGGAGAAGTTGTTGTGGCGCACACTACAGCTACTACAGATTTAGCATTCTTAAAACGTCCAGTAAAAGGAACAGGAGCTTGGACACAAACAACATTAGGTGTACCTGATGTTTGGGCTCGTATTGTAGTTGGTGGACCTGCTGGTCAATCGATGCATGTTATCTCTCAAACATCTGGAACAGGAACGACTCCATACATGGGACAAGATGGTGCAATTGCATACACACGTTCATTGGATGGTGGTGTTACCTGGGATAAAATCAGAACAGTAATCCCTCAAATTGATGCTGCATCTTACCTTGGTTTTGGTGGAGATTCTTATTCAATTGATGCTAACGGATCAACCATTGCTATTGTTGCTGGTGGTTTTGATGTGGATGTTGTATTAATCAAATCAACAGACGATGGAAATACATGGACAAAAACAATTGTTCACCAATTCCCTATTCCTTTATTTGATGCTACAACAATGACAACAGGAGATACAAATCCTGCGGATGGAAATCCTGATACAGTTGAATCTAATGATGCATCTGTAAATGTGATATTAGACGCTTCAAACAATGCACATGTATTCTTCGGAAGAATGCGCGTTTTGGGTGATGGTTCAGCATTATCTTATTTCCCTTATACTGATGGCTTAATGTACTGGAACGAAACAATGGGTACTTCTGCTCCTGTTATGATTGCTGCTTGTAAAGATTACAACAGCGATGGTTTATTAAACGTATACAACGATCCTACCGGTGCGGTATTAGGTGTTGGGACATTCCAAACATCTTTAACCTCTTTCCCAAGTGCCGGTATCGATGCATCAGGTAAATTATTTGTAACATATAGTTCAGTTTTCGAAGGAATCAATGATATCGGAGAAGGATACGACATTGCAAATGCTACTTTAACTGACCCTGTTAATCCAGGAAAAAGCTTCCGTCACCAATACGTAATGCGTTCTGATGACAATGGTGCTACATGGTGTGATCCAATTGATATTACTCAACCAGACTACACAAGCGCATCGTTTGATTATCATGAAGGTTCTTACGGAGCAATGGCAAAAGATGTTGATGGTTTTGTGCATGTAATTGTACAAGATGACCAAGCTGCAGGACATGGTGTTTCTACAACCACAACTCCGGATCCACAAGCAGGTCCAGCTAACATTATTTACTACAAAATCCCAGTTGCTGATTTAGCATGTGGAGCATCGGTTTCTGAAAACGAATTACTTTCTGAAATCAGCTTGTATCCTAACCCTGCATCCAACAATGTAAACTTAGTATTTAATTCAGCAAAATCTTCTAAAGCAAGTGTTACTGTTTACAATACAGTTGGACAAGCGGTTACCACAATGAATAAAAATTTAATTGCTGGTAACAATACTATTCAATTAGATATTACAGCTTACAACACTGGTATTTATTTTGTAAGTACTGTTGTTGAAGGAAAAACATACAGCCAAAAGCTAATTGTGAAATAG
- a CDS encoding DUF58 domain-containing protein, producing the protein METSELLKKVRKIEIKTRGLSNQVFSGEYHSAFKGRGMTFSEVREYQPGDDIRSIDWNVTARFNSPFVKVFEEEREMTVMILVDVSASGEFGTRKQLKQDLITELCAVLAFSSIQNNDKIGVIFFTDKIEKFIPPKKGKTHVLRIIRDLIEFKPEHKKTNIELALKYLTSVIKKRSIAFVISDFMDSKFSDALKIANKKHDLIALRIYDKRELELPNVGLLKLVDAESGQLKWIDTSDKKVRTQYVVNAKKHEAFLKDTFNKSGVDAANINTEESYIPPLTNLFKRR; encoded by the coding sequence ATGGAAACAAGTGAGCTTTTAAAAAAAGTAAGAAAGATTGAAATAAAAACACGTGGTCTCTCCAACCAAGTATTTTCCGGAGAGTATCATAGTGCTTTTAAAGGGCGTGGAATGACATTTTCTGAAGTACGTGAATACCAGCCCGGAGACGACATTCGTTCCATCGATTGGAATGTAACCGCCCGCTTTAATTCTCCATTTGTAAAAGTGTTTGAAGAAGAGCGTGAAATGACCGTTATGATTTTAGTTGATGTAAGTGCCTCGGGTGAATTTGGAACAAGAAAACAACTAAAACAGGATTTAATAACCGAGTTATGTGCTGTTCTTGCTTTCTCCTCCATTCAAAACAATGATAAAATTGGTGTGATCTTTTTTACTGATAAAATAGAAAAATTCATTCCTCCCAAAAAAGGAAAGACACATGTTCTAAGAATTATTCGTGACTTAATCGAATTCAAACCGGAGCATAAAAAAACAAATATTGAACTGGCACTAAAGTATTTGACAAGTGTCATTAAAAAAAGAAGCATTGCATTTGTCATTTCTGATTTTATGGACTCGAAATTTAGTGATGCACTGAAAATTGCCAACAAAAAACACGATTTAATTGCTTTGCGCATCTATGACAAACGAGAATTAGAACTACCGAATGTTGGATTATTAAAATTAGTGGATGCAGAAAGCGGTCAATTGAAATGGATAGACACATCTGACAAAAAAGTAAGAACGCAATACGTTGTAAATGCAAAAAAACACGAAGCATTTTTAAAAGACACATTTAACAAAAGTGGTGTGGATGCAGCAAATATTAATACAGAAGAATCATACATTCCTCCTTTGACAAATTTATTTAAACGCAGATAA
- a CDS encoding tetratricopeptide repeat protein: protein MKKLLLVIVLFIPTALSFGQTAEEFDAMADKKIEAKDFQYAMVMIDKAIALDSKNQWYLLKKAEIQFALSGPKDALKIVGRAIKLDEKNAEAYSRAGVYYDSSGMTDSALYMYNQAISHATNDTSKHSYIMNRGTARLGNRDFKGAVKDFETVLAFDPVNIAALNNVSACYGDLGMMDKSIQSLKKIIVLDPSFIGPYVNLGFIYADTDSLDLALSYFNKALAIDSQDALIYNNRGYVFYKKGDYTNALKDINLSIKLYPTNSYAYRNLALVYLAQGKKKEACSVLEYARDYGFEQRYGPEVNELMKKNCKK from the coding sequence ATGAAAAAACTACTCCTTGTAATTGTGTTGTTCATTCCTACAGCCTTGTCCTTTGGGCAAACAGCCGAAGAGTTTGATGCGATGGCTGATAAAAAAATAGAAGCAAAAGATTTTCAATATGCAATGGTTATGATTGATAAAGCCATTGCTTTGGACTCAAAAAATCAATGGTATTTGCTAAAAAAAGCTGAAATTCAATTTGCTTTATCAGGACCTAAAGACGCCTTAAAAATTGTTGGAAGAGCAATTAAATTAGACGAAAAAAATGCGGAAGCATATAGCAGGGCAGGGGTGTATTATGATTCAAGTGGAATGACGGATTCAGCTTTATATATGTATAACCAAGCAATCAGCCATGCTACAAACGACACCTCGAAACATTCCTACATTATGAACAGAGGTACCGCTCGATTAGGTAACAGAGATTTTAAAGGTGCTGTGAAAGACTTTGAGACAGTTTTGGCTTTCGATCCAGTTAATATTGCTGCCCTAAACAATGTATCTGCCTGTTATGGTGATTTAGGTATGATGGATAAAAGTATCCAGAGTTTAAAAAAGATCATTGTTCTTGATCCATCATTTATTGGTCCATATGTCAATTTGGGATTTATTTATGCAGACACGGATAGTTTGGATTTAGCGCTCAGTTATTTTAATAAAGCACTTGCAATTGATTCCCAAGATGCCTTAATTTATAATAATCGTGGATATGTGTTTTATAAGAAAGGCGATTATACAAATGCTTTGAAAGATATTAATCTCTCTATTAAATTGTATCCAACCAATAGTTATGCCTATCGAAATCTAGCGCTTGTTTATCTTGCACAAGGCAAAAAAAAGGAAGCTTGCTCAGTTCTCGAGTACGCCAGAGATTATGGCTTTGAGCAGCGCTATGGCCCGGAAGTAAATGAATTAATGAAAAAAAATTGTAAGAAATAG
- a CDS encoding tetratricopeptide repeat protein → MPKTIPTKTFVVLIILISFLFFGKTLNHEFVWDDELSHLTRHEDVMKGNLANIWAKPYDGMYIPVTYTIWTGVKKLSYNKFKKELNPKLFHFTNILFHTSNSILVFLILMLLFKNSPAAFAGTLFFLLHPLQVESVAWVSEFRGILAVFFSLLSIYVLLKNIDFFDSFKTVLRSRSFILATLFYVLALLSKPSAVALPFVALILIWAFYTNHFKTALKAIIIWFILFIPILLLTSNSQTNEIMNVIVPIAQRPLVASYSIAFYFYKIILPFNLSACYGITPETIVKGWEMYAALILTAGIFLFLFLKRSNYKTLFTSYSIIVFSLLPVIGLVTFYYQRYSNVADRYMYFGMFGIALLIAHFWNKKFNNDYLKYALGVFLVIISFSGFYHLDTWKNEFTLWDNAMKQNPNQWNAAYNRGVYYTKVGKSSEAIEDYTIALRYKPNDSKTLTNRANAYGMLNRYEEAITDYSTALKLNEKDASIYYNRALTYYYMKNIKACSYDLQMAMRMGFKPDPQFVRAVKAELNIQFGSR, encoded by the coding sequence ATGCCTAAAACAATCCCTACAAAAACATTTGTTGTTTTAATCATTTTAATATCGTTTCTATTTTTTGGAAAAACATTAAATCATGAATTTGTATGGGACGATGAGCTTTCGCATCTCACACGGCATGAGGATGTAATGAAAGGCAATCTTGCCAACATTTGGGCAAAACCCTACGATGGAATGTACATTCCAGTGACGTATACCATCTGGACAGGTGTAAAAAAGTTATCTTATAACAAATTTAAGAAAGAGTTGAATCCTAAACTTTTTCATTTCACCAATATCCTCTTTCATACTTCCAATTCCATTCTTGTTTTCTTGATTTTAATGCTGTTGTTTAAAAACAGTCCGGCAGCATTTGCAGGAACTTTGTTTTTTCTACTCCACCCGCTTCAGGTTGAAAGTGTCGCCTGGGTATCTGAGTTCAGAGGTATTTTGGCCGTATTTTTTAGTTTGCTCTCCATTTATGTTTTATTAAAAAATATCGATTTTTTTGATTCTTTCAAAACCGTATTACGTTCACGCTCCTTTATACTTGCAACACTTTTTTATGTTTTGGCATTATTAAGCAAGCCGTCTGCCGTTGCTTTGCCCTTTGTTGCATTGATACTAATCTGGGCATTTTACACGAATCATTTTAAAACAGCATTAAAAGCCATTATCATTTGGTTTATATTATTCATCCCCATTTTGCTTTTAACAAGCAACAGCCAAACAAACGAGATCATGAACGTTATTGTTCCGATAGCGCAACGTCCACTCGTTGCCAGCTACTCGATTGCCTTTTATTTTTACAAAATCATTTTGCCATTCAATCTTTCTGCTTGTTATGGAATAACACCGGAGACAATTGTAAAAGGTTGGGAGATGTATGCCGCACTTATCCTAACAGCAGGAATATTTCTGTTTTTGTTTCTTAAACGCTCAAACTACAAAACACTTTTTACCTCCTACTCCATTATTGTTTTTTCGTTATTACCGGTTATTGGATTGGTCACATTTTATTACCAACGCTATTCGAATGTTGCTGACCGTTATATGTACTTCGGAATGTTCGGAATTGCACTTCTTATTGCTCATTTCTGGAATAAAAAATTCAATAACGATTATCTAAAATATGCTCTAGGAGTTTTTTTAGTTATTATTTCCTTCTCCGGTTTTTACCACTTGGATACATGGAAAAACGAATTTACCTTATGGGACAATGCAATGAAACAAAATCCAAACCAATGGAATGCTGCATACAACCGAGGGGTTTATTATACGAAAGTTGGAAAATCAAGTGAGGCCATAGAAGACTACACAATTGCGTTACGCTACAAACCAAATGATTCAAAGACACTCACCAACCGTGCGAATGCATATGGAATGCTAAACCGATATGAGGAAGCGATTACGGATTATTCAACAGCTTTAAAACTGAATGAAAAGGATGCAAGTATCTATTACAACAGAGCATTAACCTACTATTACATGAAAAACATCAAAGCTTGTTCGTATGATTTACAAATGGCGATGAGGATGGGATTTAAACCGGATCCTCAATTTGTGAGGGCTGTAAAAGCGGAGTTAAACATACAGTTTGGAAGTCGTTAG
- a CDS encoding tetratricopeptide repeat protein encodes MWQIGDYKQSNAFAEEALTMSDKNIIKAKDSSYRIFLKEKANACNNLAIINRFLGDYSDAIKNHLAALKIREEIGDKKGVARSYLGIGSIYNFMGKNTEALDYKFKSKKIFEEINDSAGMAKVYNHIAYIFYDLNKYDSVDKYNNKSLMIYLKNLNIRGMADVYDLFGLTYLKKKEYNTAIENFNTCLQYRTMLFSQNEIAESNIFLGLAHKEIKDYGRSYKYYKTALSLAKLIGSKEHQKNAYKGLYELDSIKGDFTSAFANHKLYVTYRDSLVGLKTSETITQLQGQFENEKKEQIRAMEEKQTEMKRMAEEKEQKVILYAVCGGLILMVVLAIVIYRGSKQKQKANIELLAKNEIIEQQKNTVEDKQKEIIDSIRYAKRIQNSLLPTEKYIDKSFKRLKDK; translated from the coding sequence TTGTGGCAAATTGGCGATTATAAACAATCCAACGCATTTGCTGAAGAAGCACTTACAATGTCAGATAAAAACATTATTAAGGCCAAAGACAGTTCTTACCGTATTTTCTTAAAAGAAAAAGCAAACGCGTGTAACAATCTAGCCATTATTAATCGATTTTTAGGAGATTATTCCGATGCTATCAAAAATCATTTAGCTGCACTAAAAATACGTGAAGAAATTGGTGATAAAAAAGGAGTAGCACGTTCCTACCTTGGTATTGGATCTATTTACAATTTTATGGGTAAAAACACTGAAGCTTTAGACTATAAGTTTAAATCTAAAAAAATATTTGAAGAAATTAATGATTCTGCGGGAATGGCTAAGGTTTATAATCATATTGCATATATTTTTTATGACTTAAACAAATACGATTCAGTTGACAAATACAATAACAAATCCTTAATGATATATTTGAAAAATTTGAATATCCGTGGGATGGCTGATGTGTATGATTTGTTTGGGTTAACTTATCTTAAGAAGAAAGAGTATAATACTGCAATAGAAAATTTTAATACTTGTTTACAATACCGAACAATGTTGTTTTCTCAAAATGAAATTGCAGAATCCAACATTTTTTTAGGCTTGGCACATAAAGAAATCAAAGACTATGGTAGGTCCTATAAATATTATAAAACAGCTTTGTCACTTGCCAAACTTATTGGAAGTAAGGAGCATCAGAAAAATGCGTATAAAGGGTTGTATGAGTTGGATAGTATAAAAGGAGACTTTACTTCAGCTTTTGCAAATCATAAGTTATATGTTACTTATCGTGATAGCTTGGTAGGACTGAAAACTTCTGAAACAATTACCCAGCTTCAAGGTCAATTTGAGAATGAAAAGAAAGAACAGATTCGTGCAATGGAAGAAAAACAAACTGAAATGAAACGGATGGCAGAAGAAAAGGAACAGAAAGTGATTTTATACGCTGTATGTGGCGGTTTAATATTAATGGTTGTTTTGGCGATTGTTATTTATAGAGGTTCCAAACAAAAACAAAAAGCGAATATAGAACTACTCGCTAAAAATGAGATTATTGAACAACAAAAGAATACAGTTGAAGATAAACAAAAAGAAATTATTGATAGTATTCGATATGCAAAGCGCATACAAAATTCATTGTTGCCCACCGAAAAATATATTGATAAATCATTTAAACGATTAAAAGACAAATGA
- a CDS encoding MoxR family ATPase, whose amino-acid sequence MKQMTDIKELNERIQKESAFVDLLSMEMDKVIVGQKHMVERLLIGLLSNGHILLEGVPGLAKTLAIKSLASCIHADFNRIQFTPDLLPADLVGTMIYSQKKEEFSVKKGPIFANFILADEINRAPAKVQSALLEAMQEKQVTIGEQTFQLPNPFLVLATQNPVEQEGTYPLPEAQVDRFMLKVVIGYPSKEDERKIIRQNLASQYPTVNPILKPEDILSARKVVKDVYMDEKIEKYIVDIVFATRFPEEYKLNKFAGLISFGGSPRASINLAMAAKAYAFIKRRGYVIPEDVRAICNDVLRHRIGLTYEAEAENITSEMIINEILNTVEVP is encoded by the coding sequence ATCAAACAAATGACTGATATCAAAGAATTGAACGAGCGCATTCAAAAGGAAAGTGCCTTTGTTGACTTGCTATCCATGGAAATGGATAAAGTAATTGTGGGTCAAAAACACATGGTTGAACGTTTGCTGATTGGGTTATTATCCAACGGACATATTCTTCTCGAAGGGGTTCCAGGATTGGCAAAGACATTAGCCATAAAATCGTTGGCCAGCTGTATTCATGCTGACTTTAACCGTATTCAGTTTACACCCGATTTACTTCCTGCCGATTTAGTAGGAACAATGATATACAGTCAGAAAAAGGAAGAATTTTCTGTAAAGAAAGGTCCAATTTTCGCGAATTTTATTTTAGCTGATGAGATTAACCGTGCTCCGGCAAAGGTTCAAAGTGCCTTACTTGAAGCAATGCAAGAAAAGCAAGTAACCATTGGTGAACAAACCTTTCAGTTACCAAACCCATTTTTAGTATTAGCAACACAAAACCCAGTTGAGCAGGAAGGAACTTACCCATTGCCTGAAGCACAAGTAGATCGATTTATGCTAAAAGTAGTGATTGGTTATCCGAGCAAAGAGGATGAACGAAAAATCATTCGTCAAAATTTAGCAAGCCAATACCCTACCGTAAATCCGATTTTAAAACCGGAAGACATCCTCAGTGCGCGAAAAGTTGTGAAGGATGTTTATATGGACGAAAAAATTGAAAAATACATTGTTGACATTGTTTTTGCTACCCGATTCCCTGAAGAATACAAATTAAACAAGTTTGCCGGATTAATCAGTTTCGGAGGCTCTCCACGTGCGAGCATCAATTTAGCGATGGCTGCCAAAGCCTATGCATTTATCAAACGAAGAGGGTATGTGATACCTGAAGATGTACGCGCTATCTGTAATGATGTATTGCGCCACCGTATTGGTTTAACTTATGAGGCAGAAGCTGAAAACATCACTTCAGAAATGATCATTAACGAGATTCTAAACACAGTTGAAGTGCCATAA
- the truA gene encoding tRNA pseudouridine(38-40) synthase TruA, translating to MKRYFIQLSYNGTAYHGWQVQINTFLTIQQVINEMLSKLLNEEISVMGCGRTDTGVHASDYFAHFDTSVDLLADEAKWVFKFNHALPPDIAIHKILKVKENANARFDAIARTYQYVINRKKDPFRISSSCFIYGDLNVLEMNKACKILFDYSDFSAFAKSNTQTGSNICKLYKAEWREENDLLIFTVSADRFLRNMVRAIVGTMLEVGKGKTTLAEFKEIIESKKRSNAGLSAHACGLYLIKVDYPKDYFNV from the coding sequence ATGAAACGTTATTTTATTCAGCTTTCATATAATGGAACTGCTTACCATGGTTGGCAAGTTCAGATAAATACGTTTTTGACAATTCAACAAGTTATAAATGAAATGCTCTCTAAACTGTTGAATGAAGAGATTTCGGTGATGGGTTGTGGGCGAACGGATACAGGGGTACATGCATCGGATTATTTTGCGCATTTTGACACCTCCGTGGATTTACTTGCGGATGAAGCGAAATGGGTTTTTAAATTCAACCACGCCTTGCCTCCGGACATCGCAATTCATAAAATTTTAAAAGTGAAGGAGAATGCAAATGCGCGCTTTGATGCCATTGCAAGAACTTATCAATATGTTATTAATAGAAAAAAAGATCCTTTTCGAATCAGCAGTTCATGCTTTATTTACGGTGATTTGAATGTTCTTGAAATGAACAAAGCTTGTAAGATATTGTTTGATTATAGTGATTTCTCAGCTTTTGCTAAAAGCAATACACAAACCGGTTCAAATATTTGCAAACTCTATAAAGCAGAATGGAGAGAAGAAAATGATTTATTGATTTTTACAGTTTCCGCGGATCGTTTTTTAAGAAACATGGTGCGGGCAATTGTTGGAACCATGTTGGAGGTTGGAAAAGGAAAAACTACGTTGGCAGAATTTAAAGAAATCATTGAAAGTAAGAAACGTTCAAATGCTGGATTGTCAGCTCATGCATGTGGATTGTATTTAATAAAAGTAGATTATCCGAAAGATTATTTTAATGTCTAA